The following is a genomic window from Pan paniscus chromosome 18, NHGRI_mPanPan1-v2.0_pri, whole genome shotgun sequence.
cctggccaacatgatgaaaccctatctctactaaaaaatacaaaaattagctgggtatggtggcacatgcctataatcccagctactcgggaggctgaggcaggagaatcacttgaacccaggaggcagaggttgcagtgagccaagatcacatcactgtactcccacctgggtgataggaggagactctgcctcaaaacacaacaaaaacaacaacaacagcaacacaaAACCACAATCATGTTTACACATACtctcttatttaatcttcacaacaaccctgtaaaATTAGAGGTATATCCTCATactacagatgagggaactgaggacCTAGAGGGAAAGCTTACCAAATAACAATGTTGTTCATAATAGTAGTACCAAGCAGAGCTTCTTGCATCCCTTGGACCTCAGCAAAAGTTAGTATAGTCTCCTCAGGGGGCATCAAAAATTGGTTTTCTTTGCCTctgtaattaaaacagtatgaaaAGTCAGTACTTTGCACTAAAGCAGTCTCTAGGTAGCCCTTCTCCGCATTGTTGAACTATGCATAATATAAACTAACctaatatcaggaaaaaaaaatctaacccaGAAAACGTGTATACTAAACtttctacaatgaacatataTTACTTTCATAATATCTACTTAGATATGCTGCAAGCACCTCGAATTCATTATATTCAAAATTAAACTTGTTAACTTTCTCTATaaaccttttgtttctttctgcatTCCTATCTCAATGAACTGCATCACCATCTAATGTCCAAGTTTCAGGGTTGGTCACCACTCAAGTGACCACCTAGACTGGGGGGAAGGAGACAAGGATAATACCCACATTTCGAGCTTGGTCACCACTCAAGTGACCAACCCTACCATGTTGatattctctccttcctctcaatCTAGTCAATCACCAAGTCCCAGTAATTTTATCTTCTCATCTCTCAGAAATCTGTCTGCTTCTTCCCATCTCCACTAACATACCCCTAATTTAAGCAAACAATTATCATCTCTTGCCTAGATTACTGCAACAGATCATGAATAAATAAGCCAAAGTTCCCTGCCCTCCATTTTTAGAAGATAGATGAATAACaatgaaatgtaattgaaaaataaaaataaagtgtaatGAGTATATAATAGAGAAGATGCTGTAAGTTCAGTTTGCAACATTTTGAATTTAAGGTGTCCCCAATACGTCTAATAAATAGGCCTGCAGGTCTAGAGCTCAAGAAAGAGCTCAGAGGTAGAAATGTATGTTTGCAAGTAGTCAGCACCAAGATGGTCAGTGAAGCAATGGACACAAGTGTGTGGAACGAGGGAAGGGTCTAGGACCTtaaggtatttctatatttttaaaaatatttgtgtgtatgtgtgtgtgtgtgtgtgtgtgtttaagattaggtctcgctctgctgcccaaggtggagtgtggtggcgtgatcacagctcactgcacccttgaactcctgagctcaagtgatccttccacctcagactccctagtagctgggaccacaaggcATGctctgccacacccagctaatttttaaattttttgtaaagatggggccCCGCTATGTGGCCccaactggtcttgaactcctgggctcaaacttctgccttggcctcccaaagggctgggattatgggcatgagccactgtgcccagcagaggTATTTCTAACGTTTAAGGGACACACAGATTTCAAAGAAGACTGAAGAACAAACTACATTTGCTGAGCCTCTCACCTTCTTTGACTTCATCCCTGACATGTCTGGCTTCCACCTCACTAACCTGCTTCTATGTCATAGCCTAGTGTTGATGCGGTACATGCTTATATTACACCCCCAGCACAGAAAAACGAGATCCTAGTTACCCAACTTTCTCTGAAACCTGTGATAAAATCATTCTTCATCTAATagttaaaaatcaatcaatgctTTTCTTACCCTCCATCTTCTGCAAACGTCATGACTTCTACTTGTTGATCAGAAAGGGTCCCACTGCTACTAACTAGCCTCCTCTTTGTCAGGCCAAGCACAGCTTTTATATTTCCAGACTTCAGTAGTACTTGCTTTTCACTTTCATCATCAGAGGAACAAAACAATGCCCTAAGCCAAATATAAGGAAAAATGGGGTGATGTGAGGAGTAACCTTTTAATATTAAAGGACtaggttcactttttttttttttttttttttgagacagagtcttgctctgtcgcctaggctggagtgcagtggcacaatcttggctcactgcaactctgcctcccaggttcaagcgactgtcctgcctcagcctcctgagtagctgggattataggtgcgcaccaccacacctggctaatttttctgtatttttgtagagacggggtttcaccatgttggtcaggctggtctcgaactcctgacctcgtgatccacctgcctcggcctcccaaagtgctgggattacaggtgtgagccaccatacccggcctttttttttttttttttttttttttgagacaaggtctcactctgtcatccagaaggaatgcagtggtggcacgatcttagctcactgcaacctctgtttcccgggttcaggcaattctcctgcctcagcctcctgagtagctgggattataggcacctgcagGTGCtatacaccaggctaatttttgtattttcagtagagacacagtttcatcacattggccaggctggtctcaaactcctgacctcagttgatccaccttccttggcctcccaaagtgctgggattacaggcgtgagccactgcgcccagcctaggttcacattttaaatagaaacttCAGTCAGGGATGtcattctattgatttttttttaaacaaatctctctctctttagatctTTCAGATTCTTTCAAGACTCAAGCCTAGGTTATTACCTGCACTTAAAACCAGCTGACAGAGACAAAgatgaaggaaaaacaaatcacTCCTTGGGAATTACATACCTGATCTCTCTGATTTCCAAATTTCCCAAAGCTACACACACGAGATTATACACATCAGGCACTGGAACTATCTGTAATACTGGAAcctaaataaaacaaagcagCCAAAAATTATGCTtggttgtttcatttttgtttaatccAGATTTTCCAAAATTTATCACATTCTTTTGTATTCTCACTGTACAAGGATAATTTTCATCATTTGAAGGCTCAGAAAACTCTTTTTATTAGCTGTAAATCTAAATAAACTATATGCATAATAGCATAATAGTGCTTACTGAGCATTTACCTAATGCAAGGTATAATTCTAACAATAGGGGAATAATTGGGTATATTTTGGCAtgtgaatgaaaataatatttatgcagCCATTTAAAAGTATATCTATGTtcactgaacaaatatttattgggcacctcTGTGTAAAGCACAGTGTTAGATGTTGTATATATTTGGAGAGCAAGAATGAGGTATATTCAAGTATGAAGACTCTACAGGaacaaggaaatttttttttttgagatggagtttcactcttgttgcccagccttgagtgcaatggcacgatctcagctcattgcaacttccacctcctgggttcaagcgattctcctgcctcagcctcccgagtagctgggattacaggcattcgccaccacacctggctaattttatttttaggagagacggggtttcaccatgttggtcaggctggtcttgaactcctgacctcaggtgatccacccacctcagcctctcaaagtgttgggattacaggcgtgagccacctcgcctggccagaaaaatgtttatatgtatgGTGAGAAAAGACAGATCTAAAAATTTTAAGCACACTAAGATTGCAAGCATGTAAGATGTATATGATGGTGGGAAAAGACCAGAAGGAAATACATgtagaaaagaagcaaaataatgCCTTGGTGAAGGGCAAGGAGTATAAATATCAGCAAGTGTCAAAGTCAGAATAGACATAAAATTCTAAGCTCCTCCAACAGGTCTAGTGTAAAAACCCGTCTCTAGGCTGGGTGtagagctcatgcctgtaaccccagcactttgggaagccgaggcgagtggatcacttgaggtcaggagttagagaccatcctggccaacatggtaaaaccccatctctactgaaaatacaaaaattagctgggcatggtggtgggtgcctgtagtcccagctacttgggaggctgaggcaggagaattgcttgaacccgggaagcggagattgcagtaagccaagatcgccccactgcactccagcctgggcaacagagtatgactctctctccaaaaacaaacaaacaaacaaaaaaacccatatcTAGATAAACCTGtgatcggctgggcatggtggttcacacctgtaatccccagcactctgggaggctgaggcaggcggatggcttaagcccaggagtttaagaccagcccaggcgacatggcaaaaccctgtctgcataaaaaatataggccaggtgtggtagctcacacctgtaatcccagcactttgcgaggctgaggcaggcggattgcctgaggtcaggagttcaagaacagcctgggcaacatggagaaatcccgtctctactaaaaatacaaaaaaattagccaggcatggtggtgggcacctgtaatcccagctactcaggaggctgaggcacaagaatcccttgaacctgggcggcagaggttgacagtgagccgagatcatgccactgcactccagccttggtgacagagcaggactccatctcaataaaaagaagaagaaaaaaatacaataaaaaattagccagacatggtggtgcatgcctgtggtcccagctacttgggaggctgacgtgagaGGATtactgagcctggggaggttgaaactgcagcgagccatgatcatgccactgcactccagcctgcatgacagagtgagaccctgtctcaaacaaacaaacaaaaatttgtgATAAAGCGAACAAAGCAGGATGTTAATGGTAGAGTCTAGAATGGTGGGTATATGGGTGCTCACTATACAACTTTTCTGGATGTTTGaaacttttcataataaaatgttgggaaAAAAACCTCATCTCTGTTCTGCCTTGCATGGTCATAGCTCCCAATTTTGGTAAGCTGCCCATCTACATTATCAGGCAAATGGCTGCAAAGATCTCTTTCAGCTCGAGATTCCCACTTACCTCTGCGAAGTGCCAGGTATAAAGTTTTTCCCACTGCCAAGCATCCAGAGCTTTCCAAAGAGAAACTACATCTTCGCAAGCAGTTATGATACATGGCTCTTTACAACCGGCTCTTTCCCAAAACATGGCACTCACATCTACGGAACAGGAACCTGAAGGATTCTGACACAATGGCAACAGTTCTGTTAAAGTGGCACTCGAGTGCTGTTTTATGCAAAGCATAAGTATGCAAAGTGATGAATTATAATTCAATGAAACAGTAGGTATGTAAAATTTAAATCTTATGCAGATGAAAAGAAAGAGCTTTGTGGTTCTTATGTACCTAAAAAAATGCCTATCAAATTTACAtcatgaaagattttattttttatttattttattaattttaatttttgggtGTTTTTGGGActgagtctcactttatcacccaggctggagtgcagtggtgcaatctcggcttactgcaaccttcgcctcccgggttcaagcgattctcctgcctcagccttccgagtagctaggattacaggcgcccgccaccacacccagctaatttttgtatttttagtagagacaaggtttcaccatttggccaggctggtcttgaactcctgacctcaagtgatccacccacctcggcctcccaaagtgctggggttacaggcatgagccaccgtgcccggcccatgaaagattttaaaatgtatggtcCAGATGGAATAAATTCAGAtataaccacaaaaaaaaatcctgtagaACTTAtccatttgaaaattaaacatcCTGATGAACCACTCATGGGCTGAAACTACAGGTTTCAATGTTATTCCTCGGAGGGAGTAACATTGAAACAACATACATTATACTATCTACTATTATGACCATGGGAGCACTATGTATCAAACCACAGAGCGTGgccaaaacagtatttccaagaaaatttggaaatttccaagaaaaatcATAATCACAAAGGCATgtttaagaaaacaagaaagattaAAATCAAGTAAGCATGCAGCTCAGGAAGTCAGTACAAGAacaaaataagaacaataaaaaaaagtaggaagGAATTATTTACAGTTATCCTgtttattataaaaacagaaataaatgaactagaaaaccaaacaacaacaacaaaaaaacacaacccaATTAATAATCAATACAACCAAAAACTAGTTTGTTTGGAAGACCCACGTAATGGCCAACTCTCGAGTCTAATgtagaaaaacaataatttagAAATGGGAGAATGGGGAAGAGAGGCTTAATTGCATATACACAGATTTTAATAATCTATAAGAAGTAACTTTTTACCTACACATTTGAAAATATGAACGAAATAGTTGATTCTTTAAGAGACTAAGTTATTAggacactgggcatggtggctcatgcctgtgatcccagcactttgggaggccaaggcaggtggatcccctgaggtcaggagttcaagaccagcctggccaacatggcaaaaccccatttctactaaaaatacaaaaattagcagggcgtggtggcgcacgcttgtaatcccagctactatggaggttgaggcacgagaattgcttgaacctgtaggcggaggttgcagtgagtggagattggaGATtggagattgccccactgcactccagcctaggcaacagactctgtctcaaaaaataaaataagttattaaaATTGACTCAAGAATAAATTCCGAAACAGAGCATAGGTATTACTATGCATCCTTTATAGAAAAGGAATCTGGGGCTCAGAGGTTACACAATTTGTCCAAGGTGACATAGCCAGTAACTAGGAAAAACTTTATGTGGATTTGAAGTGTTTTCCTTCACACCAGTGATTCTCTGGGAGAGCTTCTGCACCCCCATCTTCAACCCTACACCTAGGACATTTAGTAATGCAACATTTTCAATTACCACACTGCACAGAAAAGATTAACCACTAGAACTGCTCCCCATTTTCTTATAAATCGCCATAAGTGATTCTTCCAGAAACATTACACCATTTGAGTAGGAGAGGCATGAATAACTCTCATTTCACTCCGTCAAAATGCCtgttagatttattttattttatttttgagacagagtctcactcgcccaggctggagtgcagtggcgagatcttggctcactgcaacgtctgtctCCCAGTTCAAgtattctcttccctcagcctccctagcagctgggattataggcgcccaccaccacgcccggctaatttttgtatttttagtagagatggggtttcatcatgttggccaagctggcctcaaacatctgacctcaagtgatcagcccgcttcagcctcccaaagtgctgagattataggggtgagccaccgtgcccagctcccTAACTTAGATTTAGACATGAAGTTCAGTTACTTAGCCTAAGTTGTTCTTGCCAATAGGTTGGCATAGAAACTTTAAGAGGAGAGCTCAAAACATAAACAGAGGTAAATATTGGGAAAAATAACCAATCCAAATCTGTTTTTCTGAATCTGTTTACCAATATCTTTAATAGTATTAAAGAACAAGAAGCTATATGACTGAATTCTTTTCAATTCATTAAAGTTCTCATATGTAAGACACGAGACGCTGGAAGAGAATATTCTTCTGACCTTTAACTCTGAAACCAATTGTAGGTTGCCTGGGTTTATGCTATCAGAAGCAGGAAGCTCTGCTGTTTCAGTCTGTGAAAACAAAAGTCACATCATTAGTCTACACTTTATGTATAATGTCTGCCTGCATTACCCACTCATCAAAATGTCTACTTCGTATTGTCTTTATTTCCTCTTATAACAGCAGCAAAGCTCCAAATGCAAACTGTTTCACTGATAACAAAGAGAATAGGACCTCCcatatttaaaagaaacattttaatgaaacttAATTTCCCCAGAATGAACTTAATGATTACAATGAAATCATATCAAAGAAACACGTCAAACCATTCTTAAACGTGGAAGGCCCAATGTGCAAGCAAGTCATGCTGTTTACATTCACTAAGGCATTTCATTCCTTCAGAGAAAATTTCACAGAGGAAATGGATTGTACCTGTTCGACGGAATGTTTATGCAACTCCTGGCATGTGTTTCTACAGAgctgattttctttaaaagtgaATGACTCAATGGGTGGAGGTGTTCCTGGCGGGACAGAGTCACAGTCACAGGTAGGTTGTCCTTGCCTGCCTGACACTTGCAGGGTGGTATGTGGTTTTGCTGGGCTGCCTGAACTGTCGAATTGTTTAGTATCACTGGCAAGACAGACTGAGTCTTTCAAATGAGCAAGTTGGGGTGTGCAGCAAGTTCGTCCAGCAACTTCTGTAGATGCTTTTTCATAGGAGCCTTGAGGGCCAAAGGCTGGAGTAGTACCTAAGATGGGGAAAGCAGGTGAACACATGTCTGTGGTAGGCCTGTCATTATCATCAGGCGCAACCGTATTTAAAGGAGTATAAAGTAATATGGATGAAGAAAGGCCCGTCTTTGTATGCTGGCTTTGTGAGTTTGGCCTTTTGGGATGTGATTTTCCTGGTAGAACAATAAGGTCCTCTTCTAAGTCCTCCATTTCTGTATCCATGCGTTTAGGACTCAGTTCCTCTGGAAAAATACAGCTGCCCTCTTTAAGGTGTCTCTCTCCAAACATTTTTGACTCAAAGGGCTCCACTGGTTTTTCTGAGCAGGACTTCACTTTTTCAAGCTTAAGAGGTCCAAAGTCTTCATCAGGTAACTGAAAGTCTGTGATACTGAGAAAAGACAGTTGTTGCTTTAAACTCAGCATTCCATCCCTATGAAATGGAGCCGTGAAAGCATCATCATCCAAGGATAAATAAGCACTATTACTCCAAGAAAGGGAATCCTCTTTTTGATGACGACTTTTCTtccctaaagaagaaaaataagtcacaaaatAGTAACAAAACCCAACAAAACAGACAATCTGTTGCACTGATGACAAAGAGAATAGGATCTCCTagatttaaaagaaacattttaatgaaCCTTAATTTCCCCAGAATGAACTTAATGTTTACAATGAAGTCCTATCAAAGAAACATGTTAAACCATTCTTAAACGTAATACCCAACAAAGAGTGAGCTTCTAAACTCAAATATACTAAAAAATGTTCATTACTTTTCCCATCCATGACTCAGAAACTTCGGCGAAGGGTTCAAACAACGGTCATGAGTTAGTGATTAATTAGCAGCTATTTTTCTGCACTACCCAAAACAGTGTATtgctagccaggtatggtagctcacagctgtaatcctagcactttcagaggtcaaggtaagagaattgcttgagcccaggagttccagaccagcctgggcaacacagtgagactgtctttaaaaacaataaataaataaataaaaatttaaaaaaataaggccaggcatggggtctcacacttgtagtctcagcactttcagaggctgaggcaggcggatcacttgaggtcaggagttcaagaccagcctggccaacatggtgaaaccccatctctactaaaaatacaaaaaaaaaaaaaaaaaaaaattagccgggtgtggtggctggcgcctgtagtcccagctactccggaggctgaggtgggagaatggcgtgaacccaggaggcggagcttgcagttagcggagatcgcgccactgcactccagcctgggcgacagagtgagactctgtctcaaaaaaaaaaaaaaaaaaaaaactaaactaaaaaaattagctgggcatggtggtgcatgcctgtgatctcagctactcaggaagctgaggtaggagaatcacttgaacccgggaggcggaggttgcagtgggctgaaactgcaccactgcactccagcctgggcaacagagtgagattctgtctcaaaaaataaataaataaataaataaataaataaataaaaccaaaccaaacaaaacagtgTATGGCCaacagtataaataaataaatacataaataaataaaaccaaacaaaacaaaacagcgtATGGTCAATAGTATTAACTAGGAGAAGGGACTGAGGACAAGTCTCAACTCAACCACTGATTTGCAGTGAAACCTTAGGCAAAtcgatttatttcattttcccttttctcattGTCTCTCATAAGGGAAGTGAACTAAAAATACCTACATTCTTTCCTACCTCTAAAACTGTGGTTTCAACAGGCTGCCAGAGTATGGTCTACAAAATGCTGGCTCTTCTCACTATGGAAAACTTAGTCCCCTTTTGAAGCAAAGAGTAATTTACTGCTTTTTGTTTGCTGGTTTGTTTCAAGacgagttctcactctgttgcccaggctggtgtgcagtggcgagatcttggctcactgcaacctctgcctcccaggctcaagcaatcctcccacatcagcctcctgagtagcaattTACTGCTCTTATTGCAAATGGTATCCCACACCATTCAAAATGTTGCTATATCCTCAAtgatgaatgcataaataaactgtggtatatacatacaatggaatactagtcagccataaaGAGGAACAAAGTACTGATGCATGTTACAACAGAAACataccttaaaaacattatgctaagtggccaggctcagtggctcacacctataatcccagcactttgagaggctgaaggcaggtggatcacttgaggtcaggagtttgaggccagcctggacaacatggtgaaaccccgtctctattaaaaatacaaaaattacccaggcacggtggcaggcgcctgtaatctcagctactcaggaggttgaggcaggagaatcacttgaacctgggaggcggaggttgcagtgaaccaagattgtgccactgcactccagcctgggcaacagagtgaccctccatctcaaaaacaaacaaacccattatGCTGagcagccagacacaaaaggtcacatattgtatgattccatatatatgaaatactcagaataggtaaatccatagagatagaatGCAGACTGGTGGTTGCCCAGGCATGAAGTAGGGGGTCAGGGGAGGAAATGGGTAGCAGCTGcttaatgggtatggggtttaggggtgatgaaaatgttttagaatgagataaggtggtggttgcacaacactgtaaATGTACTGACTTGTTCACttaatttaaaatggttaattttgttaCGTGAATGTCACcttgagaaaaaaagtttttaaatgtagCTGCAGGTTACTATAATTATAGCAGACTATTTCAAACtactggctgggcctggtggctcacgcctgtaatcccagcactttgggaggccgaggtgggtagatcacctgaggtcaggagatcgagaccagcctggccaacatggcgaaaacccatctctactgaaaatataaaaattagctgggtgtggtggtgggcacctgtaatctcagctactcagggggctgaggtgggagaatcgcttgaacctgggaggcagaggttgcagtgagctgagatagcgccattgcactccatccggggcaacaagggtgaaactctgtctcaacaacaataaaaaaaaactactgtGTAAAAAGCAGTATTTCTAGATTATTGgattgcctactttttgatgactTTGTATTCTTGTTCGCTTAAAAGATGATGAAAAGtcacaattattatttttggattAATTAGTCATAGCTTATAGACCAAGTCCATGTCCAATGGTACAGAGCAGCCTGCTACCT
Proteins encoded in this region:
- the PALB2 gene encoding partner and localizer of BRCA2 isoform X4, whose product is MTVSTDNLLVNKAISKSGQLPTSSNLEANISCSLNELTYNNLPANENQNLKEQNQTEKSLKSPSDALDGRNENLQESEILSQPKSLSLEATSPLSAEKHSCTVLEGLLFPAEYYVRTTRSMSNCQRKVALEAVIQSHLDVKKKGFKNKNKDASKNLNLSNEETDQSEIRMSGTCTGQPSSRTSQKLLSLTKVSSPAGPTEDNDLSRKAVAQAPGRRYRGKRKPACTLASDHYEPLLPTSSLSVVNRSKEEVTSHKYQHEKLFIRVKGKKSRHQKEDSLSWSNSAYLSLDDDAFTAPFHRDGMLSLKQQLSFLSITDFQLPDEDFGPLKLEKVKSCSEKPVEPFESKMFGERHLKEGSCIFPEELSPKRMDTEMEDLEEDLIVLPGKSHPKRPNSQSQHTKTGLSSSILLYTPLNTVAPDDNDRPTTDMCSPAFPILGTTPAFGPQGSYEKASTEVAGRTCCTPQLAHLKDSVCLASDTKQFDSSGSPAKPHTTLQVSGRQGQPTCDCDSVPPGTPPPIESFTFKENQLCRNTCQELHKHSVEQTETAELPASDSINPGNLQLVSELKNPSGSCSVDVSAMFWERAGCKEPCIITACEDVVSLWKALDAWQWEKLYTWHFAEVPVLQIVPVPDVYNLVCVALGNLEIREIRALFCSSDDESEKQVLLKSGNIKAVLGLTKRRLVSSSGTLSDQQVEVMTFAEDGGGKENQFLMPPEETILTFAEVQGMQEALLGTTIMNNIVIWNLKTGQLLKKMHIDDSYQASVCHKAYSEMGLLFIVLSHPCAKESESLRSPVFQLIVINPKTTLSVGVMLYCLPPGQAGRFLEGDVKDHCAAAILTSGTIAIWDLLLGQCTALLPPVSDQHWSFVKWSGTDSHLLAGQKDGNIFVYHYS